The following proteins are co-located in the Gossypium hirsutum isolate 1008001.06 chromosome A02, Gossypium_hirsutum_v2.1, whole genome shotgun sequence genome:
- the LOC107935260 gene encoding putative pentatricopeptide repeat-containing protein At5g65820: MRRFSSKSFSLIPKHRFLSLSFYPNTHHFIPSNNDGGFSTGSKPGFGLVTLRTPQPEFGPENDRRVDDFASDVEKIYRILRKFHTRAPKMNLALQQSGVVFRHGLTERVLNRCGDAGNLGYKFFTWASKQPGYHPSYEIYKAMIKILGKMRQFGAVWALLEEIRNENPHFITAELFVVLIRRFASSRMVKKAIEVFDEMPKYGCPQDEAVLGALLDALCKNGDVKDAALVFEEMKVRFKPNLKIFTSLLYGWCKEGKILEAKHVLIQMKEAGFEPDIVVYNNLLSGYVLGNKMGDAFDLLKEMRRKGIDPNACSYTIVIQGLCKADRMVEAMRVFDEMEKNGCQGDVLAYTTLISGFCKWGKLERAYELLDRMKTEGLVPNSSTYLHIMVAREKKEELEKCLELIEEMRKIGCVPDAGIYNVVIRLACKLEEVKEASRVWNEMERRGFSPGVDSFIVMIHGFIAQGCLVEACEHFKEMVGRGLFCVPQYGILKDLLNSLLRAEKLEMAKDVWSCIVSKGCELNVSAWTIWIHALFSKGHVKEACSYCMEMMDADLMPQPDTFAKLMKGLRKLYNRQIAAEITEKVRKMAADREITFKMYKRRGERDLKEKVKEKTDGRKRRARRRRWGSARSRSGI; encoded by the coding sequence ATGCGAAGATTCTCTTCCAAATCATTCTCTCTTATCCCCAAACACCGTTTTCTTTCACTTTCCTTCTATCCAAACACCCACCACTTCATTCCCAGCAACAACGACGGCGGCTTCTCGACCGGTTCCAAACCCGGGTTCGGTTTAGTTACCCTTAGAACCCCACAACCCGAATTTGGACCCGAAAACGACCGACGTGTCGACGACTTTGCTTCCGATGTCGAAAAGATTTACAGAATCCTCCGAAAATTCCACACTCGCGCCCCAAAGATGAACCTCGCTTTACAACAGTCCGGCGTCGTTTTTCGCCACGGTTTAACCGAACGCGTATTGAACCGGTGTGGCGACGCCGGTAATTTGGGTTACAAGTTCTTCACTTGGGCATCGAAACAACCTGGATATCACCCAAGCTATGAAATTTACAAAGCGATGATTAAGATTTTAGGCAAGATGAGACAATTTGGTGCCGTTTGGGCATTACTTGAAGAAATCAGAAATGAAAATCCCCATTTCATTACGGCTGAATTGTTTGTTGTTTTGATAAGAAGGTTTGCTTCTTCACGGATGGTTAAAAAAGCCATTGAAGTGTTCGATGAAATGCCTAAGTACGGTTGTCCACAAGACGAGGCCGTGCTTGGGGCATTGTTAGATGCTTTATGTAAAAATGGGGATGTAAAAGACGCAGCTTTAGTTTTTGAGGAAATGAAGGTGAGGTTTAAgccgaatttaaaaattttcacttcTTTGTTATATGGTTGGTGTAAAGAAGGGAAGATTTTGGAAGCTAAACATGTGTTGATTCAAATGAAAGAAGCTGGTTTCGAGCCGGATATTGTGGTTTATAACAATTTGTTGAGTGGGTATGTTTTAGGAAACAAAATGGGGGATGCTTTTGATCTATTGAAAGAAATGAGGAGGAAAGGGATTGACCCCAATGCATGTTCATATACCATTGTGATTCAGGGACTTTGTAAGGCTGATAGAATGGTGGAAGCAATGAGGGTTTTTGATGAAATGGAGAAAAATGGTTGTCAAGGTGATGTTTTGGCTTATACTACTTTGATAAGTGGGTTTTGTAAGTGGGGGAAGCTTGAGAGAGCTTATGAGCTTTTGGATAGGATGAAAACAGAGGGGCTTGTACCAAATTCGTCAACTTATTTGCATATTATGGTGGCTCGTGAGAAGAAGGAAGAGTTAGAAAAGTGTTTGGAGTTGATAGAGGAGATGAGGAAGATTGGTTGTGTTCCAGATGCTGGTATTTATAATGTGGTTATTCGATTAGCTTGTAAGTTAGAGGAAGTTAAAGAAGCTTCTCGGGTTTGGAATGAGATGGAAAGAAGAGGATTTAGTCCAGGAGTTGATAGTTTCATTGTTATGATCCATGGTTTTATTGCACAAGGATGTTTGGTTGAGGCCTGTGAGCATTTTAAAGAAATGGTTGGAAGGGGTCTGTTTTGTGTTCCTCAATATGGGATTTTGAAGGATTTGTTGAATTCTTTGTTAAGGGCTGAGAAGCTTGAAATGGCTAAGGATGTATGGAGTTGTATCGTTAGTAAAGGATGTGAACTTAATGTGTCTGCATGGACAATTTGGATTCATGCCCTTTTCTCGAAAGGGCACGTGAAGGAAGCCTGTTCGTATTGTATGGAAATGATGGATGCGGATTTAATGCCACAGCCTGATACTTTTGCAAAGCTCATGAAGGGTTTGAGGAAACTGTATAACAGGCAGATCGCAGCTGAGATAACAGAGAAGGTGAGGAAGATGGCTGCAGACAGAGAGATCACTTTTAAGATGTATAAACGGCGAGGGGAGAGAGActtgaaagaaaaagtaaaggaaaagaCAGATGGTAGAAAGAGGAGGGCTCGTCGACGTCGATGGGGTTCAGCCCGTAGCAGATCTGGCATTTAA